A single window of Myripristis murdjan chromosome 21, fMyrMur1.1, whole genome shotgun sequence DNA harbors:
- the xirp2b gene encoding xin actin-binding repeat-containing protein 2 — protein MAMYQAAVSKREDNTFSSGVMEESEVCSLPGGLASVRKQFETQETATSHNVTQYHFHHRSVQEMSNSEVTMTSSSRQVVPSSQQLNFNQEAMVTYSDNNLASSYENHKGETEEEFPRYTTKELRDHFERTIEEAAPSKQIKISRDINRSKWSSNVAQKAETYEMYEASATEATENTTAAVMDYEDFPPPPTEDSDYLPPPPPDLLQMPSDSPNIPECYYSPEPPEPTYSSKYPVNRAAYFKQRNMYELKRLYKHIHPEVRKNIEKELCSDEAEIENDQIESQEYMYEDDGSLSPDQDYTEWEEILPGEVQSMRWMFENKPLDTIKDESPDEDEDNNKITEQEIIVGKDVRRTAWMFETKPMDQLGSQNINSTEYKNKFNKLDKGDVRAAAWLFETQTMDNLNKRHVEEDLTKEIVFSEEDGNATIYMIDNKCMETLGHTETIDESHLLILRSVLEEINGETKTITSTFDTQFKCILMGQSSQMLEIQSVRKIETELENSIASRWLFDTQPLDMTKRDSTPLKLVCSLSMEDSNKGDWGRWLFEIKTLNSLNEWESSNMQKEEIIGADVRKHCLVFETQPMDSLKDDSNAKPQTIEEIIGGNVRSARHFFESSPQLVRKNGPEVGKLKKTTMNEEEKGDVRHQKWRFESQPLEHIREEEKEVIRTVNVEEDLTQDNGTSCRADVRKNCWVFETQPMDSLKDDSNARPTTKEEIIAGNVRSARHYFETMPADELKELAEVGKLKKTVALSEERGDVRHQKWKFESQPLEQIREEKKEVIRTIDLEEIDKVDVLNYKQIFETTDLSRRDESHKILIEGVSSGAVSSNKNLFESTPLYAMQDSSGHFHEVKTVRREEVVKGDVTTYKWMFETRPIDQFDESDREYQIIKGISKQEVESGDVKTAKWLFETQPLDAIKYFSNIEDEEIVGTNKTTDVVRGDVKTCKWLFETKPMDVLYERVELKSENDSEEIHKGDVKTCTWLFETQALDTIHDETEKVLKTCTVNEEDIRGKDVRTACFLFETEKLENLTGEERGSFKQVTEIDIESGDVSRMKYIFENQTSDIMTSTSEETMQKLKTVQSEDIQKGNVVNCKWLFENQSTIHDSQEESMSSRTVSDVQGGNVDKGRFIFETYSLDKIQEASSETETEMIKMQKIVCDEDEKGDVRNYTMMFETQPLYAIQDKEGHYHEVTTVTNEEIMRGDVVGSRWLFETKPLDSIRDTDEVYVIKSVIQEDVQKGDVTSAKWKFETQPLDSIAEEKRVLVKTVDDIQGGDVRMNKHWFESDALSQESVRTVNVSEIQKGDVRTAKWRFETQSIDKIRSMSSENLVETVKKEEVAKGDVKQSVWLFEKNPLDHIKEADEGEDTTITREEIPKADVKTTTWLFETTPFDYFNESSVEKTEIMGKSIKRTLEELYSQKMVNSKGILIEANEIGDVRMAKYQLMNKQAPQIQREEVIRGDLQSIMMNLLNRREREERQIVIDSEEKGDISSTVHQLFNQERGNSVEKEEILRGDIQEAVNNLLKEGGSAKRGILIQEDEKGDIRMTIYSLLNKQESATFEKEDIIRGDIKSALQRLSSQDNPDQTVKIKVDDTEKGNVNFYSTCIESGALDYLKQLHLEDEESPPEKVEKEKILGGDIKNTKLILCSNQTQIERTVEDIVPGDVHSTVKVFMSEPIVSLEGLQKEEIVKGDLKAALNSLSESVNQTVVLEKEEVVKGNIPKALRCLEKAQKQHKEVEKPDIIRGNIKGALRSLEKSSASKVEAVIEDLVPGDVKATLKSLEQAKQAVREVEKEEIVKGDIHTAMQCLQEASSEKRTCQQEIDVQGDVRGTIQLLLEPQLSPRMQRRASLEDDVKGDVKMSIKSLYETQEQTQLEKEEVIKGDVKGTIKSLLATAQRENTKVRLGAKRRVRVKQSPAVKNLKVDAQRNIQKIKTATVDETAKENHSQSSETRSVRTSTQQSTTVVEHKTITQNHGIKTLKTEFRNLNSNPKGMIKLDKTKVKRDVYTPKPQVPEPDLPLPPPPPPVADTDLPPPPTPPPPSVDSDIDHLPPPPPPLTSEQDFLPPPPSQQELDSIPSQEIHPAPAKATKMTVKKVKAPALHPVPKLEPKVQLSKTQQVTSETVTTNKSVIEMSQIESKTSKTVSCEIPPPPESPRPQKKVYISPVKFTPPPSPPPFMRGKMSKFNTPLIKAEEKYRKLREENTPPTTPTPTYIHDSVTAALEMLSTKDTEQSKNSTSDFAEEKAVMAVLNVQSDSLTAESSKHVAIADTTQINATVNDKNVKNLPAPTIMLSAKQQIETSSVASVHQTSSVSTITQQMLTTAQKIVSVSSKQSAQSAVTDKVQTSVRDVKTAESLTTESKKEFKNLKTKGSNKSEDKKKNEKLILSEKIPVQPVKPETVTTEEDLNSSKSKSEDKKKKDNTAPEVPDHHHNQPAEKEKVATDKKENDSFVSQGQEKASDPPVNAENVAASEKAGKSTQKVKKGNEQEMQVEKKETKKANETKKTVISQDLKADVKEDVQVKVITEEKEELKKVKKGGPSPAAAPTEPPVAPTAASITDKQPATPAPAKKKKKSKRSKNGAQSNHSKDTPTESKTDLAETKKAMSEKVLQTQETNTVVQMQNNIKQEHIHIQQEVSITESKVHQNFQQQEAVTAQKQVTVSEKKKEVAVNQQNTEEPKEESGNVPITVTAESEQNTLVKSTTESTEESQRQEVQALISHITDLESVAETTDSTSVRTLLNTVPEWLLTAEEKCELEGSETEEEAELMFLEGNDTMEKHESEPISEKHVSGGATQRISKISIGSAKVESQTKKKSSSERRKEEWSQGKSTDLRAPSPSLRMRSPSPTFITIESTRRTDSPQRVTPSPTLLHRPATPPTPPPRRCDTPTSRITRITPSPTFDKAENLARLKDTTAKLSRGVTPPPVIFPQQIPEKKSEIVESPASFHRQIKIETQAAEASEISDTTIASENDKIDSLKEVQTADVNPANDQKDPVHMPACLDVDENGLQSKSEPTTESSSSLHKNDLDVAEASDISDLLDLSASEKDKKEFLDEAEINKTDLEKDPNDIPVQSGLEMEESDKELKGKEKDEPTKVDLSESESPKEKLDVTQEPAPFAENEAENVKTDHEKADDLEQEMATFDIQAIKNVFEMHEQSSSLKLEKMNEEEPASSSSETRADSSKRESPQETKGSSRQSTPLPPQRDVAETVPVEPSAHSETKSVTEHFSNVDEFGNQTSGTRTITTVSEHSESVSTQRPPFSYADAVKRKAVRRTNTYDESSTEELLRNFHKTWTESETVFKSLGYTVSEEKTSQIVSHQTETVIADSSSEVGALHCMSEEGLSDGCSDNGQKKVP, from the exons ATGGCCATGTACCAGGCAGCTGTCTCCAAGCGAGAGGACAACACCTTCTCCAGCGGG GTCATGGAGGAGTCGGAGGTCTGTTCCCTGCCTGGGGGACTTGCCAGTGTGAGGAAACAATTTGAGACCCAGGAAACTGCAACATCGCACAATGTAACCCAGTACCATTTCCATCACAGATCTGTGCAG GAAATGTCAAACTCGGAGGTGACAATGACGAGCAGTTCCAGGCAAGTCGTCCCCAGCAGTCAGCAGCTGAATTTCAACCAAGAAGCGATG GTGACATACAGTGACAATAACTTGGCATCCAGTTATGAAAACCATAAAGGTGAAACAG AAGAAGAGTTTCCCAGGTACACTACAAAAGAGCTGAGGGATCACTTTGAAAGAACCATAGAAGAGGCTGCTCCAAGCAAACAAATCAAG ATTTCTCGTGACATCAATCGATCTAAGTGGTCCTCAAATGTGGCACAAAAGGCTGAAACTTATGAGATGTATGAAGCATCAGCCACTGAAGCAACTGAAAACACGACTGCTGCAGTTATGGATTATGAGGACtttccacccccacccaccgAGGATTCTGATTATCTTCCACCCCCACCACCAGATTTACTACAAATGCCATCAGACAGTCCAAATATTCCAGAGTGCTATTACTCTCCTGAACCACCAGAACCTACTTACTCCTCCAAATACCCAGTCAACAGAGCGGCTTACTTCAAGCAGAGGAATATGTATGAGCTGAAACGCCTTTACAAGCACATTCATCCTGAGGTTCGTAAGAATATTGAGAAAGAGCTCTGCAGTGATGAGGCTGAAATTGAGAACGACCAGATAGAGAGTCAAGAGTACATGTATGAGGATGATGGCAGCTTGAGCCCAGACCAAGATTACACAGAGTGGGAGGAGATTCTTCCCGGAGAAGTACAGTCGATGCGTTGGATGTTTGAAAACAAGCCACTGGACACCATCAAAGATGAATCTCCAGATGAAGATGAggacaataacaaaataactgaaCAGGAAATCATAGTTGGAAAAGATGTGAGACGCACAGCTTGGATGTTTGAGACCAAGCCCATGGACCAACTGGGCTCACAAAATATCAACTCAAcagaatataaaaacaaattcaacaaatTAGACAAAGGAGATGTCCGTGCTGCAGCATGGCTGTTTGAAACCCAAACAATGGACAATCTAAATAAAAGGCATGTGGAGGAAGATCTAACAAAAGAGATTGTATTCTCCGAAGAGGATGGGAATGCTACCATTTACATGATTGACAACAAGTGCATGGAAACCTTGGGCCACACTGAGACCATTGATGAAAGTCACCTTCTCATTCTAAGGTCAGTGTTAGAGGAAATTAATGGTGAAACGAAGACCATAACAAGTACATTTGATACTCAGTTCAAATGCATCCTTATGGGACAGTCCAGCCAGATGCTAGAGATCCAATCTGTGCGCAAAATTGAAACTGAATTGGAGAATTCCATCGCCTCACGTTGGCTTTTTGATACCCAACCCCTGGACATGACAAAAAGAGATTCTACCCCTTTGAAACTTGTGTGTAGTCTTTCCATGGAGGACAGCAATAAGGGAGATTGGGGAAGGTGGCTGTTTGAGATAAAGACCTTAAATTCTCTCAATGAATGGGAGAGCTCAAACATGCAAAAGGAAGAGATCATTGGAGCTGATGTACGTAAGCACTGTTTAGTGTTTGAGACTCAGCCAATGGATTCTCTGAAGGATGACTCCAATGCCAAACCTCAAACTATTGAAGAAATTATTGGAGGCAATGTTAGATCTGCGAGACACTTTTTTGAAAGCAGCCCTCAATTAGTGAGGAAGAATGGCCCCGAGGTTGGAAAACTTAAAAAGACAACAatgaatgaagaggaaaaaggagatgTGAGACACCAAAAGTGGCGCTTTGAGAGTCAGCCACTGGAGCacatcagagaggaggagaaagaggttATTCGCACTGTCAATGTTGAGGAAGACCTCACCCAAGACAATGGCACCAGCTGCAGGGCAGATGTTCGTAAGAACTGCTGGGTGTTTGAGACACAGCCAATGGATAGTTTAAAAGATGATTCAAATGCTCGACCCACGACAAAAGAGGAAATAATTGCAGGTAATGTCAGATCAGCAAGACATTATTTTGAAACAATGCCAGCTGACGAACTGAAGGAGCTTGCAGAGGTggggaaactgaaaaaaacagtaGCACTCAGTGAGGAAAGGGGCGATGTGAGACACCAGAAGTGGAAATTTGAAAGCCAGCCCTTAGAGCAGattagagaggaaaagaaagaagtcaTCCGGACAATAGACCTGGAAGAAATTGATAAGGTGGATGTGTTGAACTACAAACAAATCTTTGAGACAACAGATTTGAGCAGAAGGGATGAATCTCATAAGATTCTCATAGAGGGTGTATCCTCTGGCGCTGTGAGCTCAAATAAAAATCTCTTCGAGTCTACACCATTGTATGCCATGCAAGATAGCTCCGGGCATTTCCATGAGGTGAAAACAGTGCGCCGTGAAGAAGTTGTGAAAGGAGATGTAACAACTTACAAATGGATGTTTGAAACACGTCCAATTGACCAGTTTGATGAAAGCGATAGAGAATACCAAATTATCAAGGGTATATCGAAACAAGAAGTAGAATCTGGTGATGTTAAAACTGCCAAATGGTTGTTTGAAACGCAGCCTCTCGATGCTATTAAGTACTTCAGCAACATTGAAGATGAGGAAATTGTAGGGACAAATAAAACTACTGATGTTGTGAGAGGTGATGTGAAAACCTGCAAGTGGCTATTTGAAACAAAACCAATGGACGTTCTCTATGAAAGAGTGGAGTTAAAGAGTGAAAATGACTCTGAGGAAATACACAAGGGAGATGTCAAAACTTGCACATGGCTGTTTGAGACACAAGCACTTGATACTATCCATGATGAGACGGAAAAAGTTCTGAAAACATGcactgtgaatgaagaggacatTAGGGGCAAAGATGTAAGAAcggcttgttttctttttgaaacGGAGAAACTTGAGAACCTCACTGGGGAGGAAAGGGGCTCTTTTAAGCAAGTCACCGAGATTGACATTGAGTCTGGAGATGTGTCAAGGATGAAGTATATCTTTGAAAACCAAACATCTGATATCATGACGTCTACATCTGAGGAAACaatgcaaaaactaaaaactgttCAGTCTGAGGACATTCAGAAGGGAAATGTGGTGAACTGCAAATGGCTATTTGAAAACCAGTCCACCATACATGATAGCCAGGAGGAGTCCATGAGCAGTCGCACTGTGAGTGATGTACAAGGAGGTAATGTTGACAAGGGCCGCTTCATTTTTGAAACCTATTCTTTGGATAAAATTCAGGAGGCATCCtcggagacagagacagaaatgataaaaatgcaaaaaattgtTTGTGATGAAGATGAGAAGGGAGATGTGAGAAACTACACCATGATGTTTGAAACTCAGCCACTTTATGCCATCCAGGACAAAGAGGGTCATTACCATGAGGTCACCACTGtgacaaatgaagaaataatGCGAGGAGATGTGGTTGGATCCCGATGGCTGTTTGAAACCAAGCCCCTTGACTCTATAAGGGACACAGATGAGGTTTATGTCATCAAATCTGTCATACAAGAGGATGTGCAAAAAGGAGATGTCACTTCTGCCAAATGGAAATTTGAAACACAACCTCTTGATAGTATTGCAGAGGAAAAGAGGGTTTTGGTTAAAACTGTAGATGACATTCAAGGAGGCGATGTTAGAATGAATAAACATTGGTTTGAGTCAGACGCCTTATCACAGGAGTCTGTTAGAACAGTCAATGTGAGTGAAATACAAAAAGGTGATGTCCGGACAGCAAAATGGAGATTTGAAACCCAGTCCATTGACAAAATAAGAAGCATGAGCTCTGAAAATCTGGTTGAAACAGTTAAAAAGGAGGAGGTTGCAAAGGGAGATGTCAAACAATCTGTGTGGCTTTTCGAAAAAAATCCCCTTGACCACATTAAAGAGGCAGATGAGGGCGAAGACACAACCATCACTCGTGAGGAAATTCCCAAAGCAGATGTGAAGACCACAACATGGCTGTTTGAAACAACGCCATTTGATTACTTTAATGAGTCAAGTGTGGAGAAGACTGAAATCATGGGTAAGAGTATCAAGAGAACCCTTGAGGAGCTTTATAGCCAGAAAATGGTGAACTCAAAAGGAATACTCATTGAGGCAAATGAAATTGGTGATGTTAGAATGGCAAAATATCAGCTAATGAATAAGCAGGCTCCACAGATTCAAAGAGAGGAAGTCATCAGGGGGGATCTGCAGAGCATTATGATGAACCTTTTGAACAggcgggagagagaggagaggcagataGTAATAGATTCAGAAGAGAAGGGTGACATCAGTTCAACTGTGCACCAACTGTTCAACCAAGAGAGGGGCAACAGtgtggaaaaggaggagatTTTAAGAGGTGACATTCAAGAAGCTGTAAATAACCTTCTCAAGGAGGGAGGGTCAGCTAAACGTGGAATACTCATCCAGGAGGATGAGAAAGGAGACATACGGATGACAATATATTCCCTCCTGAATAAACAAGAGAGTGCCACTTTTGAAAAAGAAGATATCATAAGAGGGGATATAAAAAGTGCTCTGCAACGACTGTCTAGTCAAGACAATCCAGATCAGACAGTGAAGATAAAGGTAGATGACACTGAAAAAGGAAATGTCAACTTTTACTCCACGTGCATTGAATCTGGGGCTCTTGACTATCTTAAACAACTGCATTTAGAGGATGAAGAATCTCCACCTGAGAAAGTAGAGAAAGAGAAGATTCTTGGAGGCGACATCAAGAACACCAAACTCATCCTTTGTAGTAATCAAACACAAATTGAACGCACAGTAGAGGATATTGTTCCTGGTGATGTTCACAGCACAGTTAAAGTTTTCATGTCTGAGCCAATAGTCTCACTGGAGGGACTCCAAAAGGAAGAAATAGTCAAAGGTGATTTGAAAGCTGCTTTGAATTCTCTGTCTGAATCCGTGAATCAGACAGTGGTCCTAGAGAAAGAGGAGGTGGTGAAAGGCAACATACCAAAGGCTCTGCGGTGCCTGGAGAAGGCTCAAAAGCAGCACAAGGAGGTAGAGAAGCCAGATATTATACGGGGCAATATCAAAGGAGCTCTAAGATCCCTTGAGAAATCATCAGCTTCGAAAGTTGAAGCCGTCATTGAGGATTTAGTTCCTGGAGATGTCAAGGCCACTCTAAAATCTTTGGAGCAGGCAAAACAAGCAGTGAGGGAAGTTGAAAAGGAAGAAATTGTGAAGGGTGATATTCACACAGCAATGCAGTGTTTACAGGAGGCTTCCAGTGAAAAGAGAACGTGTCAGCAGGAAATAGATGTTCAGGGAGATGTCAGAGGAACGATTCAACTCTTACTGGAGCCTCAACTTTCACCAAGAATGCAGAGGAGGGCAAGCCTTGAGGATGATGTAAAGGGAGATGTAAAGATGTCAATTAAGTCATTATACGAGACGCAGGAGCAAACTCAGTTGGAAAAAGAAGAGGTGATAAAGGGAGACGTTAAAGGCACTATCAAGTCATTGTTGGCAACAGCACAGCGTGAAAATACAAAAGTAAGACTTGGAGCCAAAAGAAGAGTCAGAGTGAAACAGAGCCCCGCGGTGAAAAACCTAAAAGTTGATGCACAGAGGAATatacaaaagataaaaacagcTACCGTGGAcgaaacagcaaaagaaaatcaCTCCCAATCCAGTGAAACTCGAAGTGTTAGAACATCTACTCAGCAATCAACAACAGTCGTGGAACACAAAACTATAACCCAGAATCATGGCATCAAGACACTGAAGACAGAGTTCCGTAATCTCAATTCAAATCCCAAGGGAATGATAAAATTAGATAAAACCAAAGTGAAAAGAGATGTTTACACCCCAAAGCCACAAGTTCCAGAACCTGatctgcctctgcctcctccacctccaccagtGGCAGACActgaccttcctcctcctcccactcctcctcctccatcagttGACTCTGACATTGatcaccttcctcctccaccaccaccgctCACTAGCGAGCAGGACTTCCTcccgcctcctccctctcaacaagaactggacagcatACCGTCACAGGAAATTCACCCTGCGCCGGCAAAGGCAACAAAAATGACTGTCAAAAAAGTGAAAGCTCCCGCACTGCACCCAGTCCCAAAGCTCGAGCCTAAAGTGCAactcagcaaaacacaacaggtAACATCTGAGACTGTCACAACCAACAAATCAGTTATAGAAATGAGTCAAATTGAATCTAAAACATCGAAAACAGTTTCATGTGAAATCCCCCCACCACCTGAATCACCACGGCCACAAAAGAAAGTTTACATCTCTCCTGTAAAGTTCACGCCTccgccctcccctcctcctttcatGAGAGGGAAGATGAGTAAATTTAACACTCCATTaataaaggcagaggaaaagTACCGGAAGCTGAGGGAGGAAAATACACCCCCAACTACTCCAACTCCCACTTACATACATGATTCAGTCACCGCTGCTCTTGAAATGCTTTCCACCAAAGATACAGAGCAATCAAAGAACAGTACATCAGATTTTGCTGAGGAGAAAGCTGTAATGGCTGTGTTAAACGTTCAGTCAGACTCACTAACTGCTGAGTCATCTAAGCATGTTGCAATCGCAGATACTACACAAATCAATGCCACTGTTaatgataaaaatgtgaaaaatctcCCAGCACCTACAATTATGTTGTCTGCTAAACAGCAAATTGAGACTTCTAGTGTTGCCTCTGTTCACCAGACCTCATCTGTTTCAACCATTACACAACAGATGCTTACGACGGCACAGAAAATAGTCTCTGTTTCGTCCAAACAGTCTGCTCAGTCTGCTGTCACTGACAAAGTCCAGACTTCAGTCAGAGATGTTAAAACAGCGGAGAGCCTAACCACTGAAAGTAAGAAAGAAttcaaaaatctgaaaacaaagGGCTCCAACAAATCTgaggataaaaagaaaaacgaaaAACTAATTCTGTCTGAGAAAATCCCTGTTCAACCAGTAAAACCTGAAACTGTCACTACTGAGGAGGATTTAAATTCAAGCAAATCAAAATCTGAagataagaagaaaaaagataataCAGCACCAGAAGTACCTGATCACCACCACAATCAGCCTgcagaaaaggagaaagtgGCTACAGACAAGAAGGAAAATGATAGTTTTGTTAGCCAGGGCCAGGAGAAAGCTTCTGATCCTCCAgtgaatgcagaaaatgtagcTGCAAgtgaaaaagcaggaaaatcAACCCAAAAGGTGAAAAAGGGTAATGAGCAAGAAATGCAagttgaaaagaaagaaaccaaaaaGGCAAATGAGACTAAGAAAACAGTTATATCGCAGGATTTGAAGGCAGACGTGAAGGAAGATGTTCAGGTGAAAGTGATcactgaagaaaaagaagagttAAAGAAGGTTAAGAAAGGTGGTCCctcccctgctgctgctcccactGAGCCTCCTGTTGCTCCTACTGCTGCCAGCATCACTGACAAACAACCTGCCACTCCAGCcccagcaaaaaagaaaaagaagtccaAAAGGTCCAAAAATGGTGCACAGTCAAATCACAGTAAAGATACACCCACAGAGTCAAAGACAGATCTTGCAGAAACTAAAAAAGCGATGTCTGAAAAAGTCCTTCAAACCCAGGAAACAAACACAGTTGtccaaatgcaaaacaacataaagcaaGAGCACATTCACATCCAGCAAGAGGTTAGTATTACAGAAAGCAAAGTGCATCAGAATTTCCAGCAACAGGAAGCAGTTACGGCTCAAAAGCAGGTGACGGTAtctgaaaagaagaaagaggtgGCTGTTAATCAGCAGAACACAGAGGAACCAAAAGAAGAAAGCGGGAATGTCCCAATTACAGTGACAGCCGAGTCAGAACAAAATACTCTGGTTAAGTCTAcaacagagagcacagaggagTCTCAAAGGCAAGAGGTCCAAGCATTAATCTCTCACATCACAGACTTAGAAAGCGTTGCAGAAACTACTGATTCTACATCTGTCAGGACTCTGCTCAATACGGTTCCAGAGTGGCTCCTGACTGCCGAGGAAAAATGTGAACTGGAGGGATCTGAAACTGAAGAGGAG GCTGAACTCATGTTTCTAGAAGGTAATGACACAATGGAGAAGCATGAGAGTGAGCCCATTTCTGAAAAACATGTCTCTGGTGGGGCAACACAAAGAATATCTAAGATCAGCATTGGTTCTGCGAAAGTTGAGAGTCAAACGAAGAAAAAGTCATCTagtgaaagaaggaaggaagagtgGAGCCAGGGCAAGTCCACCGACCTCAGGGCCCCATCACCGTCTCTGAGGATGCGCTCTCCCTCACCAACCTTCATCACTATTGAATCCACACGAAGAACTGACTCACCTCAGAGAGTGACCCCATCACCCACTCTACTGCACAGACCAGCCACGCCTCCCACCCCACCGCCACGCAGGTGTGACACCCCAACGTCTCGCATCACAAGAATTACACCGTCTCCCACTTTTGACAAAGCAGAAAATTTGGCTCGACTGAAAGACACAACAGCCAAGCTCTCACGTGGTGTGACCCCGCCCCCAGTGATTTTCCCCCAGCAAATCCCAGAAAAGAAATCTGAGATTGTGGAATCCCCTGCATCATTCCATCGGCAAATCAAAATTGAGACCCAAGCTGCAGAGGCCTCAGAAATATCAGATACAACaattgcatcagaaaatgacaaaatagaTTCTTTGAAGGAGGTTCAGACGGCTGATGTAAATCCTGCAAATGACCAAAAGGACCCAGTTCACATGCCAGCATGTTTGGATGTAGATGAAAATGGACTTCAAAGTAAGTCTGAACCAACCACAGAGAGCAGTTCATCAttgcataaaaatgacttggATGTTGCTGAGGCTTCGGACATATCAGACCTATTAGATCTAAGTGCATctgaaaaagataaaaaagagtTTTTAGATGAGGCTGAAATAAATAAGACTGATTTGGAAAAGGATCCAAATGATATCCCTGTACAATCTGGCCTAGAAATGGAGGAATCTGACAAAGAactaaaaggaaaagaaaaagatgagcCTACTAAAGTGGACTTGTCTGAGTCTGAATCGCCAAAAGAGAAATTAGATGTCACACAAGAGCCGGCACCATTTGCTGAGAACGAGGCCGAGAATGTAAAAACTGACCACGAAAAAGCGGATGATCTAGAACAGGAAATGGCGACTTTTGACATCCAGgctattaaaaatgtgttcGAAATGCATGAGCAAAGTTCTTCATTGAAActggagaaaatgaatgaggaggAGCCTGCATCGAGCTCGAGTGAAACCAGAGCAGACAGTTCAAAGCGGGAGAGCCCCCAAGAGACTAAGGGAAGCTCACGGCAGagcacccccctccctccccagagaGATGTGGCAGAAACTGTGCCAGTAGAGCCATCAGCCCACTCTGAAACCAAATCAGTTACAGAACATTTCTCAAATGTTGATGAATTTGGCAACCAGACCAGTGGAACAAGGACCATCACAACTGTGTCTGAGCACTCAGAAAGTGTGTCAACCCAGCGCCCCCCTTTCTCCTATGCTGATGCAGTTAAAAGAAAAGCAGTGAGGCGTACAAACACCTACGATGAATCTTCTactgaggagctgctgaggaatTTCCACAAAACATggacagagagcgagacagtTTTCAAGAGTCTGGGATACACCGTCTCTGAAGAGAAAACATCACAAATCGTGTCACATCAGACGGAAACTGTCATAGCCG ATTCGAGTTCCGAAGTCGGAGCTTTGCACTGTATGTCGGAGGAGGGTTTATCCGATGGATGCTCTGATAATGGACAGAAAAAAGTACCATAA